The following coding sequences are from one Thermodesulfobacteriota bacterium window:
- a CDS encoding protein-L-isoaspartate(D-aspartate) O-methyltransferase, with product MPRERFVPESERALAYINLPLPIGQGQTISQPYIVAIMTQLLGVKAGERVYELGTGSGYQAAVLAEMGVRVYTVEIVPELAERAAKTLESLGYTDRVQV from the coding sequence GTGCCGCGCGAGCGTTTTGTCCCTGAATCCGAGCGTGCCTTGGCCTATATCAACTTGCCTCTGCCGATCGGTCAGGGTCAGACCATCTCCCAGCCCTATATCGTCGCCATCATGACCCAATTGCTGGGGGTCAAGGCCGGCGAGCGGGTCTATGAGCTGGGTACAGGCTCAGGCTACCAGGCCGCTGTGCTTGCCGAGATGGGGGTTCGGGTCTATACGGTCGAGATCGTCCCCGAGCTTGCCGAACGCGCAGCCAAGACCCTGGAATCCTTAGGCTATACCGACCGCGTCCAGGT